The following nucleotide sequence is from Malania oleifera isolate guangnan ecotype guangnan chromosome 4, ASM2987363v1, whole genome shotgun sequence.
CCCGTATAACAGATAATTTATAACAATAGAggtagaaaagaaaagaaaaaaaattttatatgttttttaCCACAAAATAATTGATGTGCCATGAAGGAGTTATAATGATATGTAAGACGAGTTGATAATGCATAAGCAATGAATATAATGTAACATTTGTGAGATACTAATTGTATGTGTTCTCCAATTTAAAATAATTGTACCAAACTAGACACATTTTTTGTACTTTGGGAGGCGCATAGTTTTtgaaacataatttttgaaaaacaacaCCTTCTATTTACAAATGCATATATAAATGTATagacatatatgcatatatactcaTAAGGAGGTAAGGCTCATCTTAGTGGTATAGGTGTTATGCTCAAAATTAAGGGTCATATTGGTTCAAGTGAAAGAAAAAACCTTCCACATGTGGAGATAAGACCATGTACATTTCTTTCCAAGATTCTTAATATGGCATGGGAGCCAAAGCATTAGGTGTCACAAATATGTTGTGCATGTGTGCATGTGGAGGTAAGACTATATATATCATGACACATGACATGGGACTTGGAGCCTTGTGCGATAtgtagaaaataatatatatatatatatatatatatataaacacacacacagacacacacacaagCTAGGGTTTCAGTTTTCCGAGAACCATTCGCTCGTCACTTTTTatttagagaaagaaagagagaaagtgaAGAAGGGGAAGCCGATCATTGAATGTTGGACTTCTTACCAAAGCAGTACAGACCCACATAGCATCTTTTTTATGTTTGATCTTTCACCAACTTCTTTTCTTAAGACTTTTTGGGTAAAACTTCTAAGCTTGAGATTGGAAAAGTAATGTTAGGGTTTTCATAATGCTCAGATCCCTAATTTTATTTCCATGTCTCATGTCCCATCGAAGCATTAAGGCTTTTTTTCATTGATTAAGATGTTAAATGGTGCTCGTATGATGTTTAAATACTTTGTTAATTAATTTGTGATCTATGGGTATATTTCTTTAGATTTCGCAATCTTCCTAATGTACTAGTGTAGATTTTTTTTTGAGTTAGTGATTTGATATCATCATATATGttgtaattttatttatttaactttTAATTATTGACATATTTACTCTTGTTGTTATATAACATTCATATatttgtttctttttattttttagacaTGGATTGTCAATATGCTTATGTTCATGTTGCATCCATTCTTTGTGATCTTGTCGTTCTTTGTATATGTTTGATGCTCTATTATCTGTTTTGAAACAACCATTTGCTCACTTCAAGGTACAATACACATCttctgaaagaaaaaaaaaatgttacagACATCACCATTATTGAAGGTATCCTTTTCATGAATCAATCTGTATGAACGTTGATATGTAATTgacttttaattaattttagaaCATATTATGAATTTGGTATAATCTTTAGAAAGTTATTTTACTTTGCAAGCTGATGCATATGAACTCTACTCTTAATAACCTAGTATTCTACCTAAAATAAAAGATCTAAAATGACATTGTCTTGATGGCTAAAGGAAGAGTGACGATGTAGGGAAGTGTCTGTGGTTGTAGGATACTTACAAACAATTATTTGTACTTAGAAACTTGTTGATTTGTGTTATTTCTATTTTTGTATTTAGTTTGAGTTTTATTTGATTTGTTTCTTAGTTGGACATATGGAGTAAACTCGTACAACACCACTCATTTTTGGAAACAAATACCATGTGCAATGAAGATTTAGGTGGTAgcttttctttaaaaatttaaaaaaatcaaaaattaaattatatttgttCTATCTAAATGATAATATCATTCTACTTCTATTTAAATTGTGTAATGCGATCTACTTGATATGGTTTAGTGGACAACGAgagcatttttcttcttcttagcaATCAGGTTAGTGAACTATGAATAGGTGTGTAGTTCTAGAATAAGAGTACTTTTATAGTAAGATTTAGGCACAACAATATTTTGCTACCCACCATTGTCTTACAAAAGAAGGTGAAGACCTAGTGTGATATGTACAAGGAAAAATTGtaatttaaattttcttaagttATTTTGATATCCTTTAAAGAAAGAATGACAATATTAAAGTCATTATGATTTATGTTCCTTTTGTTTTGTGATCTAAACATTTTGGTGAGTTTACTACACATAAATGTATAACTAGCTATTGTCATTGTGTTGTTTTTAATAATTTATCAGTCAACTTAGAAGTGCATTGCTCAAAGCTCGAGCTCATTAGCCTTGGCTAGCACAATCTTTCTTGATTTAATGCAAGATTTTATCTTACTTGTATTCTTTTTAGAGGAAAATATTAAATATCATGAATGCATGTATCTCTAGTTTTATCCTTGACAAATGCAGGAGTGGACCCCACACCTTTGTCAAGGAGACAACTTGGAATAAACTCttgagatttaaaaaaataaaataaaaaatagctaCCAAGCCCTTATTTGTTTTAAGAATCCATTCCTACTTaattattaccttattatcctATGCAAAGTTAACTCCATTAGTCTTAGCTAGTGCAATTGTTGGTCTAGTTCTTTGTTACTCGTGCATAAAATGCGTTGAATACTTGTTACCAAATGGTGCTAGATCTAGCTTCTTCCAAAACAATGGTTTTTAATGAGACTCTGTAGTTTTCTTTATACACATCTATCTCAATTTCTTTATTTGACTTATGTTTATCTCTTGAACAATTTTCTTTGTTACTAGTATAGAAATTGTTTGCCACCAAATCTCTACTTGCTATatataataattcatatcatttttttgcctttttttgCCTTCTTACTATTACTATATGTTTCAATTTCCCAATCGATGTCCTCTCTACCATAGTTATATATGAACAAAGTCACTACAACTACCTATTCCCAAATGATCTATTTTTCTTCTACCATCAAttatttgttatttgatttagTGTGTGTTGTCACACTTTAGCCTTATAAGTCAATGACTTAAAAGTAGGCATATGTATTGTTTTAAATTTAAGGATATATCATATAGACCAAAAAGAAACATAATGGTTCAATTTGAGTAATCAATGGTTCATTTGTTCGTTAACTCAATAGTATCATAACATTGACAAACTATTTTTCACATTGATCAAATTACTATTGTTGACCTTTTGTATGAAATCAATTTAGATTCATAAGAAAGCTAATGTCATTTTTTTATTGTAGAGAAAGTTCAAGAAAGCTgcattaaaattaatattttgtgCAAAATGAGCCAACAGAATGAAGGATCATCCTCACTCTCTCCTGTAATAGAACTCCACGGGAAACGCAAACGCGGGCGTCCATGTAAGGATGGCAATCCCACTCAACTGTACTCTCAAGAAATGCCTAAATCAGATGGCTCCGGGAATAGTCAACAAGTTAATGAAGTAGCTCAGAGTTCTACTAATGAAGATGGCATGGTTGGACAATTTGTTTATGGTGTTGTTGAGGGCACATTTGATGCTGGATACTTACTCTCTGTCAGGGTTGGTAACACTGATACTCTTTTGAGGGGTCTAGTATTCCAAGAGGGACATTTTACTCCTGTATTTGAGGCAAATGATGTTGCTCCACATGCAAAGAtgtataaaagaaaaaatgtaCCTATCCCAATTCTTATCAACCCACAAACTCATGTTAACAGCTCAACCCCCTTAGTAGAACCAAACAGTAAACAACCCATCCACTTTCCTGAACATCCACCTATGATTCTAGGCCAAGTTAAACCCTATGAGCCATCATCATCCCTTGGTGCTAAGGTTTGTTCATCTGGAAACTTGCAAAAGAAGAACAATTTAGGTATTTCCTTGGGTGAGCTTCCATCTGCACAAACTCTTCCAGTTAAGCCACTTCCATCTAGGTTCTCCTCTCAGTTAGAGCATAATAGTTTTTCTGGAAAACAACTCAAGGTGTATGAGGAATTTAAAGCTTCATCTTTCCAGGAAGCACCTATGCTTGATATGGAAGCAACTaaggatttcaaaattttggctCCAGAATCTGCAACAATTATTGATGTTTTTCCAGGCAGTGAAGTTAATAATCGGGAGCCTCAAATTCAACATGAGTTTGTTGGTTCAGAACTTAATCCAAGCCATTTGGTTCAAGTTGAAAAGGTGAAGAGCCCAAATCTTGAACTCCATCTTACTTCTGTAGTTGTAGCTGAAACTAAAGCATTATCATCTCCAGAGCAAGTGACGATCTCCATTGAAAAACAGGATTCTCCAAAGAAAAGTATTCCAGGGGATACGAGAGTAGATCCTACAAACAAGGCTTCAAGTGGAGATGAAACTTCTGACAATGGCAAGCAAGTAAAGGATGCTGTTGAGGCATTTTgaggaaaaataaatttgttgCTCAGACATTTTGAGTAAAACTATTTTGATTTGTTGCTCAAGAATTTTGATTTATGCTCCATGAAGATCAACAAATACACAAGTGAAAGATCTAATCCTAGAAAATTCTCAAATCCACATCAATTCAGCTTTCCCataaagattttcaaaatatcaatattgaaaatatttatgttCCATCTAAATGATATGTTTTTGTGAACAATgcagtgattttttttttttccttcttaaaAATAAAGTTAGTGAATTGTGAATTAGTGTATAGTTCCATAATGCAACTACTATCATAGATGGATTTAGGCATAACAATTTTTTGGTACCTACCACAGTTTAAAAGAAGATGGACATCTAATGTGATATGTACAATGTAAAATATCGTAGTTTTAggtttttaataaattattttgatATCCATTATAGAAATAATGACAATATAAAGCCGTTATGGTTCATGTTTctattattttgtgttgtaaatgtTCAATATTCTCGACATCATTGGTGTAATTATTCCACATAAATATTTAACTAGCTAATGTCCTTGTGTTTTTACAATCCTTCTATCAACTCAAAAGTGTATTCTCTAATTCCACGGCTTACAAGTTTTAATATTCAATGTAACATTTAATGTTACTTGTATTATTTTTATGGAATATATTAAATATCAAGACTGTGTGTATCTTGAGTtgtatccttgaaaaataaaaaagtagaCCCCACATTATAGATCGATCCCATTATGCAACATATTTAGACTTCTTTATTTATAAGTTGAAActtaaaaaacatttttgaaagacttAAAAACCTAACACTCCAACAAAACTCACAAAAGCAAGGAATGAATGAAAAATAAGAGACGAATATGAGTAAGAAGAATATATAAATGTCTCGCATTACTTGTATGATTACAAATGAAATTTTTACCCTTAACTATACTATTTCACCTTGCTAACCAATGGTGAAGATTAATTTGATTGTATGATCTTCATTAAGCAtttaaaatgttttataaaaatatttattaccTTCTTAACTCTTTGTTATAATCTTAATTTCTCTAAGTTGGCTATATAAACTATAATACTTAATGTGATAATTacatattttagaaattttttcaaaaaaaaaaaattatagattaATTCACTTAACATTCATTTAGGGTCTACTTGAATTGCTAATTCAAAGGTTTGGATTTAAATTTGGAGGTCCAATTCCAAATTCATTATTTGGAAGCACAACTTGAATTTGGATCATGACCCAAATCCACAAAATTAAATCCAAGCCCTGGGCTGGATTTTAGAAATCCAAATTTGATTTCTTCCGTGCTGCATAATCAGATATACCCGAGCCACAACATCCTCCTCCTCAACGATCTGAGATAGGTCTCTCCTCTAGGGATGACCATAATTCGGTTTTAACTAAATTAATCGATCAAGTTCGATCGGTTCGGTTTAGGTAATTTATAGTTTGGTTCGGTTCGATTTTAGAATGAGGTAATTTTGAGTATTTGGTTTTCGATTTTCAGTTTGGTTATGAGTAATTTGTATTTTGATTAATCGAATTActtgaatttttaattaattaataattaaatataaattattaaattatatgatttatgattttaatttttaggcTAGGTTGGGCGCTAGGTTACATTCGTCCTAAATCCCAATTTCCCTATTTGCCTCTTCCAGTCTTCCCTCTTTCTTCTTCGGCTCTTCCCTTCCCAAGTTCGCAGTTCGCAACTTCTCCGGCAGCTGGCACTCCCTCACAGCGTCACTCCCAGTCCCAGTTCCCTTCAGCTTCAGCTTCACCTTCCCTTCCCAGTTCCCTTCCCACTTCGCGGTTCGCACAGAGTCGGCGACGGCGAGTTCAAACCTCCTGTTCCAGATCGGTAGATCCAGTCTTCCCCTTCGGACTTCGGTTTCCACCTTCCCAACTTCGCAGCTCGCACTCTCGCAGACTCGCAGTTCTCCTTCGGACATTCCGTCCTTCAGGTTTTTCGTTTTTCCGTTGTGTTAAAAACCTAAAAGTCTTTGCATTTTGATGTTTATTGAAATTTTACAATACCTTAAGATGAGCACAATGTGTTTGATTAAATGTATGAGAGAATATTTCCtccaaattattatatttatgttaATCATTCTCCCTCTTTAAAATGGGCTTCTTTGTGTTCTTTGTTCATATTTGTTTGAATGTTCATTGAATTTGAGTTTTgttccattttaatttttatatttgtgtTTTCTTACTTTTGTTGCACCCAAAGTCCAGTGCCCTGTTCTCTTCTTCTTCGGTACTTCCCTGCTCTTACCAATAACCCAGATGAAAATTTTTctcataattaattttatgtttttattcggttaaattcggttaagtGAATTACCTGACAATTCGGTTGGATCGGGTATGGTTCGGTTAAATGGACCAATTTGGTTGGTTCGGGTATGGGATGGAGTTAACCAAAATAATTCCGTTTGTTCGGTTAATTGACCTATTGCACACCCCTAGTCACCTCCTGGACCCTTGCCCTCTTCCTTCTCCTTGACCTGCCACCACCATGTGAAGACTCTTCCTTGTCTTTGCCGAGTTTGGTTATCAGTAATCTGCAAacatttatcttcttcttcttcttcttcaccctCTTCCGCCGTCTTTCTTTTTGCAGAAGTCCTCCAAAGTTTTTGCATCTTCACTGAACAGGTATGGAAAGACGTCCTCCCTGTCTCTCAGATATTCatatttatctctctctctcactcactcactctctctctctctctctctctctctcggactTCCCTCTTGATTTGGATGATTTTAAGACCTAATTTATTTTCTTGAGTTTATTCATCTATGATTCGTTGTCTTCTGCGAATGGTGGTTCTTGGGCTGATTTAATTTAATTCATCTTTGATTCTGATGTTTTCCTTACAACTATTTGTCGAGGCAAGTGAACACTAATGTTTTCCTACATTCCAAATgaattgtgaatatatatatatatttcaatttctCCATGCTTACGAGGTAACATacccttttatttttgttttggtgATTGTTTTGCTATCTTCTAGTTAGGCTTCAAAATTCTTGATTGGATAGGAAGCTTCTATGTGTTTGTAGAGAATGTGTTTGTGAAAATGTTGACTTGACCAGATTGGGGTTTAAGAAGCTTCTGTATGTTTGTAGAGAATTTGGTAATATGCTTCTTTGAACAAATTGGGTATTTTGTATATAAAGAGAGTAGTTAAGTCAGATATCATTGTGGTTTTCTTTTCTGCTGAGTGTAAAATATATCCTTTCCTATAGTAGAGTTGGATTCCACAGGCCAATCCAAGGCTTTTCAACTCTTCCTGGCAGCATTCAAGGAGCAGCAAACCGCTGTTACCTAGTCTAGCTCAATCTTGTTTAGCTTCCATATCCCAAGATACGCCATACTCATAATATTATTGCTTTTAATAATTACATTTTGATTTTTGGCTGTTGGATATAATGAATACGAATGGTGGGTTTTATAAGATAATTGGatgatatgattttcttttttcatATCAATTGTTTTATAAAAGTCTTTTcgcatttaaattttaaagatacTGAAAATTGCACCTGTCATtctgttccttttttttttcaaaaaaattttcagaTTCCCATCAAAGATTAAATTTATGCTTTGGCTGAGTATGAGGCATTCTTTCTCTCTCGCGTTGTATTGCCTTTTAAATGTATAATTATGCATAACTAGGACGCATTTACTAGTTTTTTGGGTGCTGTTTTTTGCTTCTATTTGATGCTGTTTTTTgctattattgtaaaaaaaattaatttactaaaaTAGGAATCTTCAACTATCATGAAAATTGCATAATCATCTTTTATGCAGGAATAAATGTTTCATAAAACATACCGGAATCAGTCATAATGAAATCTCCTTCTTGAAGAAAGTTTGTAGAAATTATTTCTCCCACTTAACTCCTTTTCTTTGCTTCACCAGAACTTATGGGCAAATCTGATAAAAAGAAAGATGTGGGTAGAGAGAGGACAATCCTTACGTACAAAATTAAACAGTTATCCTACTCCTCATAAAGGTAGGTAGATAGGAAAATAACTTTTCCTATTATTTCTCACTAATTAAGTAACCGTGCATCTCTTTTCCAAAGTCAATGACCACCTGATTTAGCCGTGGAATGAATGAGCATGTTCTTGAAATGACCAATCCAGCTGCCAGACTCAAATCTATGGGTATGAATGTTGATGAAAGTTTCCTTTTTCAGTTCATTTTGAATTCCTTGCCTACTTAGTATGGGCCATTTTAGATTCACTATAACACTACTAAGGAAAAGTGGGATGTGAATGAATTGACGAGCATGTTAATTCAAGAAGAGGCAAGGCTTAGGCAACAAGGACAACATTCAGTTAATGTTATGAGTCATAGAGTTGGAAGCAAAGGAAAGAAACCGAAAAAGAGTTTcaagaaagatccattgaaggttGCGGGACCTTCTCATGTCAATGGGGCTTGCAAAAGGGAACATAATGGACCGAAATGCTATTTCTGTCATGGCTATGGGCATTTATAGAAAAATTGCCCGAAACGTAGAGCTTAGTTcgagaagaagggtaagctattagcttatgtatgttttgaatcaaatatGACACAAGTTCCTTCAAATTTGATCGCATGGACCTTTCATGCAATCCCTGAGGTATGTTTGTAGATCTTTATGTTTTTTGTTCTATAACATCTATAGAGATATAAGCTAatagcttacccttcttctcaaaccAAGCTATACGTTTTGGGCAATTTTTTTGTTAATGCCCATAGCCATGACAGAAATAGCATTTCGGTCCATTATGTTCCCTCTTGCGAGCCCCATTGACATAAGAAGGTCCCGCaaccttcaatggatctttcttgAAATTCTTCTTTGGTTTATTTCCTTTGCTTCCAACTCCATAACTCGTATCATTAACTGAATGTTGTCCTTGTTGCCTAAGCCTTGCCTCTTCTTGAATTAACATACTCGTCAATTCACATTCCATTTTTCCTTAATAGTGTTATAGTGAATCTAAAATGGCCCATATTGAGTAGGTAAGGAATTCAGAATGAATTGAACATGAAAACTTTCATCAACATTCATACCCTGAGATTTGAGTCTGACAGTTAGATTGGTCATTTCAAGGACAAGCTCATTCATTCCATGGCTACCATCAAATTTCATGGTGGTAAGTTCAGCCATTAATCTCCCTCCAAGGGACTTGTCTGCTGAATGAAACCGATCTTCCACAGTCTTGAAATATTCCTTTGCATTTTCAATTTGAGGAAGCGTTGACTTAATATTGTTCGCAATACACATTCACATAAACATGATGCTTAATCTGTTTGATCTTTCCCATGACTTAGACAAAACTTGCTGCTCCGAACTACTTGTTTTTGTAATAGCAGTCGTTTATCGATTCGCAATGCTAAGTCAAGGTCcagaacaccaaggtgaaactgGATCTGTTCTTTCTAGTCAGAGAAATTTGTTCCATTAAAGATCGGAACAAAAGAAGCTAGCGAATGAAGCGCAACAAGAATTGACATTGGaataaaatcatcacaacatTAATGCTTTGAGAAAATCACTTCCATTAGTAATATTGCGTTCAATCTTTGGATTAACTAATGCAATATACTAATATTCAAATTTAATGGTGATTTTCACTCACTTAGGCATAATTGATAACCCTTCAAAGTTTGATTGGTTTGTCACCTTTGGGCATCCATTCCAATCTCACTATCATTCTATCAGTTATCCTAATTAATTTAATGACTacttgaaagttggtgcacctttgggtcaAACCATAATAATCATTCCATAATAATTTTGCAAAGTCATAATTCAATTCAATATTTTGAACTTTTCCTAgcaagatcactttggtgacaacatgctaaccaAAAATCTGTCTACGTTcaaaatagataaataatatcccaaaataaaaattttatcatGAAAGAGAGTAGCTTAATTGGTAAGCATGCATTGTTTTGAACACTATGTTCTGagttcaaaaccctatattagcatTCTCTTTTAATTTTCTCAATTGCATGTGAAATCCGGCCCATAACAGTTCagcccatgcatgcataaatgcaATTATTAATTCAATACAAGTGACCCCATAACATAGCCACCATTACTAATTTACTGTCATAAAACATGTAAGTGGCCCATACGAAATCAAACAATAAAAAATGGTCTGCATGCATTAAACCATATGGCCCAACAAATGCTCACcaaaaaataatcatttaaacaaaATAGTGAGCCCAATAAAACAAAGAAGATGGCCAGTGAATGCCAAGACTCAAAACAATTAATGGAACATTTATGCCAATAAATCGACTGTTTGAATTGTGAGTCAATGAAACCATTATGCAGCCAACAAATTCGGAATCAACTCATATGAAATCAAACCGACACATGTTAATAATTATCCACACGGAATCATGATATTCCAATAATGTAAAATCCCAGATTCCCAATAAATCCGGCCACTACAAGATTTCATTAAATCCAGAAAACATCATAGGAATTTTCAGAATCAGTGAATAGTGAGTTCTGAACATTATGAACACAAAACATTGCACATAAAACAATAGCGAGAtcaaaaaatattaatgaaaTCGATCTCTATATTAAAAGGAAAATCATGATAGTTTCAACCATGCTTTGATACCACatgtaaaaaatttaatttattgaaatAGGAATCTTCAACTATCATGAAAATCACATAATCATTTTTTATGCGGAAATAAATGTTTCATAAAACATAACAGAATCAGCCATAATAAAATCTCCTTCTTGAAGAAAGCTTGTAGAAATTATTTCTCTTACTTAACCCCTTTTCTTTGCTTCACCAGAACCTATGGGAAAATCTGATAAAAAGAAAGATGTGAGTAGTGAGAGGACAATTCCTACGTACAAAATCAAATAGTTATCCTACTCCCTGTAAAAGTAGGTAGATAGGAAAATAACTTCCCCTATTATTTCTCACTAATTAAGTAATCGTGCATCTCTTTTCCAAAGCCAATAACCACCTGATTTCATTAAGTCCAAATAATGTCCATATTGCCCTTTAATGTGGGACATATTTTAACAATTATTTGTTATGCTGCTGTTTGGTGCTGTATGCAGGTGTTTTTGCTGCTATTTGGTAGCATTTTTGCAATTGTTTGCTGCTGTTTTATGCTTGTGCTGTTTATAAAATTGTAGGAATTGGCTGCAACTAATGAAAATGTTATGCTGATAAGGAGCAACGTGTCCCTCTATTTGGCACCCTTTCTTGATAAAGATCAAAGTTCCTGCTTAAGCCACCTTTTAATGGCACCAGAGCTTCAATAGAGGAAATTTGGTATATCATTGTCATAGAAGTAAGAACAGcttccatttcattttcattgaatAGAAGTATGCAGTGTTGAATATATCCTTTTACCTTAAACCCCATGTCGATTTCTTTTTCTTtggcaaaaaaaaatttattgtggATAGTAAATTTAAAAGTTGGAGGTAGTAAGTTCTTATGGCAATGCATGTGTCAGATTTTCCtttatctgttttttttttttacgtaaATTACTGCGTTGTGTTTTAATTATTGCCCAAGAAAATGTCATGCATTTCCTTTATCTATGACTGAACTTACACTACTGACTGCAGTGGGCATGTGGTCTTCTTTTGGATGTTGATTCCTATATATTCTCTTCTCTTTTTCCTGATGGGTTGAAGTTAGCTTTATAATGACATAGGTAGTGGctgtttatttttattaattaattaaagttaaAATTAATATGCAGTGTAGAAGTGGTTCTTTGGCCTAATGATTCAGCTTCTCTCTTTCGCGTTGTGAGGTTTTATCCCCGTAGCTCTGGTGTTCTGCCTTTCTCTTAGTGATGCAAACACAGGTTGTGTTGCAGCTTTTATTTCTTTGCTCTGGAAAGTGAAAACAGTGGGTACCTAGCCAAGTTTTTTCATCTTTAGAATGGAGTTTCATGGGTTGCCCTGTTCTGTTTTAGTTAACACAATCTACTACCGCAACACATTCTGAGTCCATGAAAGGATTACACATTCTTTGTCACAAATTAATGAAGTTGAGCATCTTTTTCTGGATTGGTTTATAGTCAGTAAGATCCTgttttgattaaaaattttatttcagaaatgaaaatttttcatttcttttcataAAATGATTCTTAAGTTGgagttattaaaaatttaaatatttttatttttagataaaggTCTAATGTAATTTTTCCTCTCTCATTTGGCATTTTAATTGGTCTTTTTATAATCTTGTTAATAAATTAGTTATCTATATTATCCATCATCTTTACAAACCTCAatagaaatttacatttttaaaatttgtcgAATACAATTTCAGCTCTTTCATCTTATTAAAAATTTCAAAGACCTCCCCAAGGTTTTGAAACTTTCACAGACCAATCAtgttgttttatgaaaaatgaaaactatCTTTCCTTGGTAACACAAACCCTTAGTTTTTGGTtataattttttatgattttttttgctCTTTATAATTTTCAGCATTTTATTAATGGTAAGAATATTTATGTGTACATTATTACATGAGatgattagaaattaaattaaaaatgcCCAAATTCATATCCAATACTTAAGGTGATCCAAACAATGATTGATTTGGAATTCCATTTCCATCTTACAATTTAGCCAACCCATGAATTTGGAATTCTATGGAATTTAAATATAAATCCATGTATTTATAATTCCAATCTAATTCCAAATCTATGCATCCAAAGTCCAAACACTATCTTAATGTCCACATAACAATTACGTAATGCCACATTACCCATAAGTTGGCGAATGTGACAATATGACATGAACAATTTGTTCTATGGATGTTATTTTTATTTGACACGCTATTAGATTTTTGAATTAGGAGACTCTCTTttgttgtttatttttatttttattacatgtTTGTAATTAGGACTAAGTGTTAGGGTCTTAGAGTTCTACGATCCTAATACATGGTTTTGGTGTATGATTATTAACTTGGAGATATGGTTGTTTAACTTGGATGCGACCATGTTGTTGTCACGAAAATGGTTTTGGTATGTCTTAGTGACATTGTGGTTGGTTCGAATAGTTCTAATTGTGCTATTCCCGAATCtaagatgtatgatcattagaccCCTTGTAGCTCTACTTGTATATGACTGAGAATACTTTGGAGTATGATTCTTAGTGGTGTTGGAaatataataaaaggaaaaatatttactaataaaattaatattaaataaaaatacatatatttatcAGAAGCTAAGGTGTGGAAGGATCACTATAATTAAAGCTGATTTTGTG
It contains:
- the LOC131153610 gene encoding uncharacterized protein LOC131153610 isoform X1 encodes the protein MSQQNEGSSSLSPVIELHGKRKRGRPCKDGNPTQLYSQEMPKSDGSGNSQQVNEVAQSSTNEDGMVGQFVYGVVEGTFDAGYLLSVRVGNTDTLLRGLVFQEGHFTPVFEANDVAPHAKMYKRKNVPIPILINPQTHVNSSTPLVEPNSKQPIHFPEHPPMILGQVKPYEPSSSLGAKVCSSGNLQKKNNLGISLGELPSAQTLPVKPLPSRFSSQLEHNSFSGKQLKVYEEFKASSFQEAPMLDMEATKDFKILAPESATIIDVFPGSEVNNREPQIQHEFVGSELNPSHLVQVEKVKSPNLELHLTSVVVAETKALSSPEQVTISIEKQDSPKKSIPGDTRVDPTNKASSGDETSDNGKQVKDAVEAF
- the LOC131153610 gene encoding uncharacterized protein LOC131153610 isoform X2; translated protein: MSQQNEGSSSLSPVIELHGKRKRGRPCKDGNPTQLYSQEMPKSDGSGNSQQVNEVAQSSTNEDGMVGQFVYGVVEGTFDAGYLLSVRVGNTDTLLRGLVFQEGHFTPVFEANDVAPHAKMYKRKNVPIPILINPQTHVNSSTPLVEPNSKQPIHFPEHPPMILGQVKPYEPSSSLGAKVCSSGNLQKKNNLGISLGELPSAQTLPVKPLPSRFSSQLEHNSFSGKQLKVYEEFKASSFQEAPMLDMEATKDFKILAPESATIIDVFPGSEVNNREPQIQHEFVGSELNPSHLVQVEKDSPKKSIPGDTRVDPTNKASSGDETSDNGKQVKDAVEAF